The sequence below is a genomic window from Chondrinema litorale.
CTACGCTTAGCTGCTAATGAGAAAATTGGTAAAATTTCTCTCAGCATTAAAGTAGATGTAGAGTTAAAATCATCGGCATTTGGAGAGCCAATTTCTATTCCTCCTAAACACACTCCATTATAATGTAATGGCGATACGATAATACTTCTGATTCCTTTTTGAAGCAAGATTTGCTCAACAGCAGACCCTCTTGATATTTTTTCTAAATCACCTATTGTTTGAGATTCTCCACTATCAAACATACGATGATACACACATCCATTAAAGGCATCTTCTTTACTTACTCCTTTCTCACATAAATAATTATGCAAATCTTCTTCGTGAATAATGCTATTCCAGATTTTTGGGCCTTTACCTTTTCCCTTTCCTTCGGCATCGGCATTAAATGAGACAATACCTAATCTTAAATCTGGCAACTCATATAAGTCTCTTAGCTTACCCTCAAGTAAAGAAAACTTTTCTCTTGAAATAATCGCATCCCTTTCTAGTAAATCATATTTAAGTGATGATATAATTTCATTTTGAGTTACATCCATCAATCTTAAAATTATAAAACCTTTTAGCTCAAAATTTTTAAGGTTGATGTACTTCTCCCAAAGCTTAATATTTGTTGGGTCTTCTGCCAACATTTTTACTTGATCATCTGTAAGTTTTGGCGGCTTACCTATGGATGTAATTTCTGCAAAATCCAAATCAAAATAGACCTTGTAATACTTATTTAAGCCTGTTTTAGGATCTGGAATATTTAGTAAAACATTATTTTTTACAGTAATGGGGTATCCATATACATAATATAGTATTAAGTTATTGATGTAAACATTTTTGTTTGCTTCAATATCTTTAATATCAACATTTTTCACTTTGAAATTCATCGCTTCCATGTTGATTAATTCTAACCATCTGGAAGTGCTGTAAACTAGACCTGAAAAATCGAAAGAACTCACCACTGCCACTATCTGCTTATCAAAATCGATTGGTGAGAAAATGGAAGACATTAGTTGTTCAACCAGATCTTTATTTTTAGCCAATACTTCAGTATCCCTGATCTCACCCTGTAATTCTGGATGTTTATCAAGTTCTGAGAGTAAATAATTTATAAGTACAACTGTTGCTTTATTATCAGTAGTCTGTGCCTTGTTTTTTAAAAAGTTAATTAGCTTTTCAAAACTCAATACAGAATTTATCCTAGTATTATAATAACAATTCATTGAGTAATAGTTTTTTCAAATTAGAAGTAGCTAATGTTATTATATTGATTACCTGTAGAATTAAGACATTATCAATATTCTCTCCCCTCATATTTATTTATATAATCTACGTCAAAAGATGTAAAGCGAGTGACAGTATTTACATTAAATAATATATAAATAGACAAAATGTCTTATTTCTGTTATTAATTTAAATTCTAACAGAACAAAAAATTAAAAAGTTTTAAATATTCTGTTAAGCTACTGCATTTTACTCTTTCCACTTCCTTTTCTATGTAAATCATATTAAATCAAATATTAAATGACATTATGGCAGTTGAAAAAGCTTAAATACAGACATTATGTCATTTATTATTATTATTTATGCCAAATTGTTAGCTAAAAACACTCATTTTTCCATTGGTACAGGAATTGAAAAAAATCTTTCTGAAAATAAAAATGAATGTTCTACTAATAAAACTTTATATCATGACACATTTAAAATTTAAAAGACCTTACTACGCAAATGGATTTGGAAAATTAGCTGACGAGTTATTTAAAGGTATCGAAAACCAAATAGGTTCAGAGTCTACTTCTCAAACTCCAAGAGTAAATATAAGCGAAGACAAAGATGCTTTTTATTTAGACTTTGCCGCTCCAGGCTTAAATAAAGAAGATTTTAATATTAAGGTAGATAAGCAAATGCTAACAATTTCTGCAGAAGCTGAATCTACTACAGAAACCAATTTTAAAAGAAGAGAATTTGGTTATAATAAATTCTCTAGAAGCTTTGAGTTACCAATATCTGCCGA
It includes:
- a CDS encoding GAF domain-containing protein, which translates into the protein MNCYYNTRINSVLSFEKLINFLKNKAQTTDNKATVVLINYLLSELDKHPELQGEIRDTEVLAKNKDLVEQLMSSIFSPIDFDKQIVAVVSSFDFSGLVYSTSRWLELINMEAMNFKVKNVDIKDIEANKNVYINNLILYYVYGYPITVKNNVLLNIPDPKTGLNKYYKVYFDLDFAEITSIGKPPKLTDDQVKMLAEDPTNIKLWEKYINLKNFELKGFIILRLMDVTQNEIISSLKYDLLERDAIISREKFSLLEGKLRDLYELPDLRLGIVSFNADAEGKGKGKGPKIWNSIIHEEDLHNYLCEKGVSKEDAFNGCVYHRMFDSGESQTIGDLEKISRGSAVEQILLQKGIRSIIVSPLHYNGVCLGGIEIGSPNADDFNSTSTLMLREILPIFSLAAKRSLEELESKLQAIIKEQYTAVHPSVEWKFVQSALNKMNRKTDDSDSKKGEAIVFNDIYPIYGQSDIRGSSTERNNSIQEDLIEQLRLANDVLHRINDIQPLGIIEEISSRIIDTIDSIKDGIGSGDEMSILFFLKNEIEPLLHHFRKSNRLSAEPYQYYFNQLDPELGILYRKRKAFEDSLTRINDKVANYLESQQLSVQKSYPHYFEKYKTDGVEYNIYIGQSITPDKEFDMIYLHDLRLWQLKNTARIAQITDQLKYSLPLPLETTHLILVNSAPISIRFREDEKQFDVDGAYNIRYEIIKKRIDKANIKDSDERITQPGKIAIVYTQDKEAEEYKKYIRFLQKQGLLEDEIENYQLQELQGVNGLRALRVQVKMKDPVKSNKFPEEVIEKVFQS
- a CDS encoding Hsp20/alpha crystallin family protein produces the protein MTHLKFKRPYYANGFGKLADELFKGIENQIGSESTSQTPRVNISEDKDAFYLDFAAPGLNKEDFNIKVDKQMLTISAEAESTTETNFKRREFGYNKFSRSFELPISADQENISANYEAGILTVTVPKKPESKPRIISIN